Proteins encoded together in one Rubripirellula reticaptiva window:
- a CDS encoding MBL fold metallo-hydrolase — translation MLNRKPLFPGVIELNFQAGEVLGCNVYLVYDADEWLLIDIGYEETVDSFVEIIRQLDFPLSRCKTLVATHADVDHIQGLAKAKAILKTTVTAHPKAVEPLRTGDTLITLAEITAQNLKLEMPPVDIEHQVNDGDIIKVGSLEIEVWHTPGHTDSQLAFRMGDVLLSGDNIYRDGCIGAIDAHHGSDIKAFVKSLERIRDSGVKWLAPSHGPIFANEPEFMNRTIDRVKGYLKMADFGTLAEGWPLMDEWEDEVADGILPEGLGPVSS, via the coding sequence ATGTTGAATCGCAAACCCCTTTTTCCTGGTGTCATTGAACTCAATTTCCAAGCCGGGGAAGTGCTGGGATGCAATGTCTACTTGGTTTACGACGCCGATGAATGGTTGTTGATCGATATCGGATACGAAGAAACCGTTGATAGTTTCGTAGAGATCATCCGCCAACTCGATTTCCCGCTGTCCCGCTGCAAGACGTTGGTGGCGACTCACGCCGACGTCGATCACATCCAAGGATTGGCAAAAGCAAAGGCAATCTTGAAGACAACCGTGACGGCGCACCCGAAAGCGGTCGAGCCACTGCGGACCGGCGACACGCTGATCACCTTGGCCGAGATCACGGCTCAAAATTTGAAACTGGAAATGCCGCCGGTCGATATCGAACACCAAGTCAACGACGGCGACATCATCAAGGTTGGATCGCTCGAGATCGAAGTTTGGCACACGCCGGGACACACCGACAGCCAGCTAGCGTTCCGCATGGGCGATGTGCTGTTGAGCGGTGACAACATTTATCGCGATGGTTGCATTGGAGCCATCGACGCGCACCACGGCAGCGACATCAAGGCGTTTGTCAAATCTCTCGAGCGAATTCGCGATAGCGGCGTTAAATGGTTGGCGCCGAGCCACGGTCCAATCTTTGCGAATGAGCCCGAATTCATGAATCGCACGATCGACCGTGTAAAGGGCTATCTGAAAATGGCTGACTTTGGCACGCTTGCCGAGGGCTGGCCGTTGATGGACGAGTGGGAAGACGAAGTCGCCGATGGCATTCTGCCAGAAGGTCTCGGCCCCGTTAGCAGCTAG
- the pyrF gene encoding orotidine-5'-phosphate decarboxylase, with the protein MSFADRLAEAVQTSGSVTCVGLDPRKSQLPATLRDSVSTDSPDAWAAAYTQFCTEIIDVVAGRVACVKPQAAFFEQLGPAGMVSLGQVISYARKVGLLVITDGKRNDIGSTATAYADAYLGTDSPWGSDSLTVSPYLGRDSLEPFVEVCDARDAGIFVLVKTSNPGGGLLQDRVCDGKTIYASVAELVSELNSTRIGKSGYGPVGAVVGATYPEQLAELRSAMPGAWILIPGFGAQGGSADDVKAGFDGSGLGAVVNSSRHIIFAHSRPEYKDKFGDVKWLDAVSAATDEMNAQLRF; encoded by the coding sequence ATGAGTTTTGCAGATCGATTGGCTGAGGCAGTTCAAACATCGGGATCGGTCACCTGCGTCGGCCTGGATCCGCGGAAATCGCAATTGCCGGCGACGCTTCGCGATAGTGTCTCGACCGACTCGCCCGACGCCTGGGCTGCGGCCTATACCCAGTTTTGTACTGAGATCATTGACGTCGTCGCCGGCCGCGTCGCCTGCGTGAAGCCTCAGGCGGCATTTTTTGAACAGCTTGGGCCGGCCGGAATGGTGTCGCTTGGACAGGTGATCTCGTACGCTCGCAAAGTCGGGCTGTTGGTAATCACGGACGGAAAACGCAACGACATTGGCAGCACCGCGACCGCTTACGCGGACGCTTACCTTGGCACCGATAGCCCTTGGGGAAGCGACTCGTTGACTGTCAGTCCCTACTTGGGCCGCGATTCGTTGGAACCGTTTGTCGAGGTCTGTGACGCTCGCGATGCTGGCATTTTCGTGCTGGTGAAAACATCCAATCCCGGCGGCGGTTTGCTGCAGGACCGAGTCTGTGACGGCAAAACCATTTACGCGTCGGTTGCCGAGCTGGTCAGCGAGCTGAATTCGACTCGGATCGGCAAGTCCGGTTACGGGCCAGTCGGCGCGGTGGTCGGTGCGACGTACCCCGAACAGCTAGCCGAGCTGCGATCAGCGATGCCGGGCGCATGGATTCTGATTCCTGGATTTGGAGCCCAGGGAGGCTCGGCCGACGACGTGAAGGCCGGCTTTGACGGTTCGGGATTGGGCGCGGTGGTGAACAGTTCGCGGCACATCATTTTTGCCCACTCGCGACCGGAATACAAAGACAAATTCGGCGACGTTAAGTGGCTTGATGCGGTTTCGGCGGCGACCGACGAGATGAACGCTCAGCTGCGGTTCTAG
- a CDS encoding beta-ketoacyl-[acyl-carrier-protein] synthase family protein, whose translation MANSSSRRVVITGLGVVSPLGNDPDTVIAALRDGTSGIRPLTQVPQGVLCIDHGAEAVGFTGDISDYGPMEKALARTIKKGSKVMCREIEMGVAVAQLAIGDAGITAENRDRDRTGVLYGCDYIMSLPEEFAAGIKKCLDENGNFQFEKWGQIGKPEVSPLWLLKYLPNMPASHIAIYNDLRGPNNSITVREASAGAAIAEAYSTIQRGHADVLVVGSTGSRIHPLRTLHASLQEKLAADQSDPTTMSRPFDQSRDGSVVGEGAGALVCESMEHAEERGATILGEVVGYASSAVGPSKGFEDSFLKQAIVNVLRGALGDADPKSIGHIHAHGLGTIECDRQEAEAIAEVFGNPSEQPPITTAKGHMGNLGAGGGMVEVIASLKALGGNLFPIRNLTNLDAACPINACVDTTTPAGTSFINVNVTPQGQASATRIALL comes from the coding sequence ATGGCAAACTCTTCGTCTCGCCGCGTCGTCATCACTGGTCTTGGTGTTGTCAGCCCGCTGGGCAACGACCCAGACACCGTCATCGCTGCGCTGCGAGATGGCACCAGCGGAATCCGTCCGTTGACCCAGGTCCCGCAAGGCGTTTTGTGCATCGACCATGGCGCCGAAGCCGTCGGGTTCACCGGTGACATTTCGGACTACGGCCCGATGGAAAAAGCACTTGCCCGCACGATCAAGAAGGGCAGCAAAGTGATGTGCCGCGAGATCGAGATGGGTGTCGCGGTGGCCCAACTTGCGATTGGCGACGCTGGCATCACCGCAGAAAACCGTGACCGCGACCGAACCGGTGTTCTGTATGGATGCGACTACATCATGTCGCTGCCCGAAGAGTTCGCTGCTGGCATCAAAAAGTGCTTGGACGAGAACGGGAATTTCCAATTTGAAAAATGGGGGCAAATCGGCAAACCCGAAGTCAGCCCGCTGTGGTTGCTGAAGTATCTGCCCAACATGCCGGCCAGCCACATCGCGATCTACAACGATCTGCGTGGCCCCAATAATTCGATCACCGTACGGGAAGCCTCGGCCGGTGCGGCGATCGCCGAAGCCTATTCGACAATCCAGCGTGGTCACGCCGACGTGTTGGTGGTCGGTTCGACGGGTTCACGAATCCACCCGCTGCGAACGCTGCACGCATCACTGCAAGAAAAACTCGCCGCCGACCAATCCGACCCAACGACGATGTCTCGTCCATTCGATCAGTCTCGCGACGGCAGCGTTGTGGGTGAGGGTGCGGGGGCGCTGGTTTGTGAATCGATGGAGCACGCTGAAGAACGCGGCGCGACGATCCTTGGCGAAGTGGTCGGTTATGCCAGCAGCGCGGTCGGGCCGTCGAAAGGTTTCGAGGACTCATTTTTGAAGCAAGCTATCGTCAACGTGTTGCGAGGCGCGTTGGGGGACGCCGATCCAAAATCGATTGGACACATCCACGCTCACGGACTGGGTACGATCGAGTGCGATCGGCAAGAAGCCGAAGCAATCGCCGAAGTCTTCGGTAACCCCAGCGAGCAACCGCCGATCACAACGGCTAAGGGACACATGGGCAATCTGGGCGCTGGTGGCGGAATGGTCGAAGTCATCGCCAGCTTGAAGGCGCTCGGCGGCAACCTGTTTCCAATCCGAAATCTGACCAACCTGGATGCGGCCTGCCCAATCAACGCGTGTGTCGACACGACAACGCCGGCAGGAACTAGTTTCATCAACGTCAACGTGACACCGCAAGGCCAAGCATCGGCAACTCGAATCGCGTTGCTATAG